The segment CCATAATACTTTATCACCTGTTTATATCCCACCATGAAGCAAAATACTAGAAGTTTGCTTAATCCAATGAGAGTTCATGGATACCAAACACTGTTCTATCCCTTACTGGTTCTCTTTCTTTAATGCTGACAAGCCTATAAAGTAGGTACTATTACAGAGAGGTAAGGTTTTGCCTAAGATCATATAACAGgttggcagaaccaggatttgaatgtAGGGAGACTGACTCTGGAACCTAGCTCTGGGGATTGTATGGATACATTATAACTAACATAACTATATAAAGGAATTAACTAACAATACTGGTTAGTACAGATGAAGCTTAAAGTGAGcattataaatacatacagaGGGGCGCCtcgggggctcagtcggttaagcatctgcgtttggctgaggttatgatcccggagttctgggatcgggATCGGGATCGAGatcgagcagggagtctgctcctccctctgccccgccaccctgctcatgctctctctctctcaaataaataaataaaacttaaaaaaaagaaatacatgcagaAACACAACCACACCCACAAAATGCTTAAGaaccagagggggagaaaagCCATCAACAAGCTTATTGCTTACTGTGATCTTTCCCTTGCCCTGGAGAAGTGCAAACACTTGCTTGAGGGGTAACAGGCATGAGAGCTTGGCGAATTGCTTTTTCCCAGCTCTGTGCTACATCAACTCCAACTCCAGTGGCAGCAAGAACAGGATTGTGGGAGCTGTCCCCATTGTTCTCCCCAACAAAGTATACCATAGTATCAGTGATGATTTCAAAACAGTGTGGGTTGCTGCCTTGTGAAATGTTTGTGAAATCTTGTGGCGAAGATATGCGGAGAATTTCTGAAAGTGGAATTTCCTGAAGTAAAAAATTAAGCATTAAAAGATATGAAtacatctttgtttttattttcaaatacactaAACAGAGATATGCATTTCTAATGAATGCATTAAGATGAACACAAGTATGTGGTACATGGAACACATAGTCAAGTCTTAGGATAATATCTGCCTTGAATGATTTGCATGCCCAACAATGCTGAAGGCTGAGCATGGAATATAATAACTAAGCCAGTGCTTCAGGCCTGCAGCAGGTCATTAGACTGCAAGGAAGGAGAGGATCGTGGAGGGTAACTGCCACTATATCCAACACTTGTCACTTTCTAATTGTCATTAAATCAACTCAGCAATTACTTCTCTACCAGCAGCTGTCTGCAAGATACAGCCCTcagaggagaacaaaggaaaaataagagccAAAGTAGAATGTTAGTATAGGTTGTTCAAGCATTCTGTCTGGTTCTGCCCATAAATGTAACAAGTATTTACTTGTACTTCACTTCctaacgcaaaaaaaaaaaaagtacaggtgcctgggtggctcagttggttaaacatctgccttcggctcaggtcatgatcctggagtcccgggatcgagtcccgcatcgggctccctgctcagcagggagcctgcttctgcctctgaccctcccccctctcatgtgctctctctctttctgtctcaaataaataaataaaatcttaaaaaaaaaaaaaaaaagtacttaaccCAACCAGATCAAAGCAAGTCATTagtttctattctctttcttaaGGATATAATTGCTACAGTCTACAATTTTGTTTGGTGTCCGCCTGGGACACAGCAAAGTGTGGAGCAAGCCAAACAAAGAAGACTATACGAAGGTGAAGAAGAAGCTTTTGGAATCAGGGCCTAAGATAAAATGGATCAGTGGGGAACACCAAATACCATACTGGCATCTTCTGGACAGGCAATGATCATGGGACTTACTGAACTGCCCAATCTAAATCATAGTGTCCAAAAGGCAATCAGTACCAACCTGACAAGTAGGCCAAAACCAAAGGAACtcacaacaaaaaacaaccttgGGTAGCAGGGCTATTGTGAGGGGTGAAATGGAGGGGTGTGGGACAATTATTTCAACAAGGAAGTTAACCGTGATTTCTATACATGATATTAGGCAGTCATAATAGATATATGCCAACATAATTAAtgaatattatttgaatatttggaaaatatacaatatttcaatgtacatatttttcaaaatgtggaaTCTTTACCTTATAATACTTTGATCCAGATTCGTTTTGAAACAATGTTAGACACTTGCTGTCCAGTCTCCAGTAATGcctctttctctataaaataaagggCATAAAACTCTGaggtataaaaataatgattcctCCAAAGTACCTGtacccttcctttccctttcatttctattcATAAGTTTGTATTTCTGAGTAGGCTTAAAATTCATGAGGGTCAAAATTCTGCAAATATAAGAAGGATATATAGAGTGACAAGTATACTTCCACCACCACTCACATCCTACTCCCACCCTGCTCCAGGTAAGCAATGGTAGTAGGTTTCGGGGAATCCTTTTAGAGAATTTTATGCATGCACACTCAAATACATACGTGGTACACATGTGCAGATACGTAATTTACCTATAGGCTACATTTCTAATCTGGCTCTCTGGCTCAAaagatatatacacatgtaatttTGCTTGCCAGTGTCAATCACCCTTCATAAGACTTGACCCAATTTATAGTTTCATCAGCAACACGAGTACCTATTTACTCTCACTAAGGTAGTTATGTTACTAAACTTTTTGATCTTGGCTACACTGATAAATAAAACCTGGTAATTcagtgaaattttaaattgtacttttattttaaaaacgaGATCAAGCTCTTGTGTTTAAgagtcatttgtatttccctgactgTGAACTCTGCTGATATTCTTTGCCCATTCTTTGACTGTGTTGTGGTCTTTTTCTGATGAATTTGTCATCCTTTACATATAATGAAATTAATCCTTGTCTAAATTATGACTTCAGAATACTTTTTCCAGTGTGTCAtgtgtctttgcttttgttttttgatgttttgtttttttttacatatctctttattttttaaaatgaagactttaGCCATTTTCGGTCGCAGCGTAATTaaagggaaggtacagagatttctcatatactccctgccccccacacatACATAGCCTGCCCATTATCTACATCCTCATTCAGAGTGGTACACTTGTTACAACTGTTACACTTGttacctacactgacacatcataatcacaaAGTCCAGAGTTTACGTTATGGTTCACTCTGGTGTTGTAcgttctatgggtttggacaaatgtgtgaTGACAGGTTTCCATCATTATATTTTACAGAGTATTTTATAGagtgtttcccttgccttaaaaattctgtgttctttctgtgTATTCATGCCTACCTGTCCCCTACCCTCGACCCctgatcttttttactgtctccatagttttgctttttccagatatcatatagttggaatcatacagtatgtatgtaGTTTTTacactggcttcttttacttagtaatatgcatttaagattccttcctgtcttttcatAGCTCATTGCTgtttagtactgaataatattccattgtctggatggatgTACTATGGTTTATTTGTcaattcacttactgaaggacatcctgtcgcttccaagttttggcaattatgaataaagctattgAAATCATACAtattcaggtttttgtgtggacataagttttcatatcctttgggtaaaaaccaaggagtgcaactgctggatcatatggtgagagtatgtttggttttgtaagaagccggcaaactgtcttccaaagtgtctataccattttgcattcctgccagcaatgaAAGTATgtgttgctctacatccttgccagcctTTGGTGGTGTCCGTGTTCCAGGTTTTGGCCATTCCAATCAGTGTGTAGTGGTATTCCACtgctattttaatttgcatttccctgatgacatatgatatggaacatcttttcatatgcttatctgccatctgtgtatcttctttggtgaggtatgtGTTAAGGTCtttgactcattttttaattgggttgtttgttttcttactgttgagttttaagagttctttgtatattttggagaaCAGTCTTTCATCAGATGtctcttttacaaatattttctcctagtctgtgtttgtcttattctcttgacactgtcttttgcagagcagaagatTTAACTGTAATGAAGTCcatcttatcaattatttctttcacgGATTCTGTATTTGGTGTTGTATCCCCAGATACTGTCTGAATCTCTACTGCTCTactaatttgtaaaaatatttcagttttgccTTTTGAAAACTCTTCACAAGCGTAACTACAGTTCCAGTTTACTAAAATGTCTTAATATATAtctcattattttgattttaaaaatgcataaagtaAAGCATATAACAAAGTTTCACTACCATATTACAATGTCTGTGGTTACTGACCAGGGTGTCCCTGCTGCTGTAATGGACCATCCACCCTTCCTTGACCATCGTGCTGCTCTTCCTCTTTGTGTGCTTGATGGACTGTACAACCCTCATTAGCGGAATATTACTGCTTGTTGATGGActaaaaaacatttagaatttatgataaaatattgataatttcaatttttaaaaaatcatataaatactGTAAACTCATTAGCCCTTAAGATAATTGagctaaaatttttcaaaatatcttagaGAAATAGCTTAAGAAAAAATCCCATTATGATGATACACAGTTGATTTATAAAAGACTAAGATAATACTGCAAGTCCTCATTATTTGTCATCAATATTTTTTGACGGGTCATAACACAAAACAATGCACAGAGCAGAAAGAATCCTCCCTAATAGGAAGATATGAAGCCTGGGGGAGGGTCTCATTTGGGATTGCTGTTGAGAAAGCTTCTTTTGCCCTAGGCAGCATGGTTAATTAGTAAATTCATAACAAGGTAAAAAGTAAGTATACCTATACCCAATTTTACATGGTTCAAATGTCAGATTCTATTATTCACGTTGTTAGCAAAAAGTCTTCCTAGTAGAAGACActgaaaggaaaatgatttacagataacaattaagaaaataaaaataataaataatgcacCGAGTCAAATCAGGTAATACGGAAATATGGGTCAGGAACAGCGTAGCTAGAGGAAAAGAACAATTTGGGGGTATGTGTGAAAAACACATGGTTTTTCAATTTCAGTCTCAGttaaatatattctcttaaaTTATGATGTATTCGTGATTAGGAAGCCAGCTAAGTTCTCTTGATAGTCTCCAAACTGGGTAAACATTACATTTTAGTTCAGAATGAGAATGATAGTAATAGCTGTAATCTAATGATAAgccaaaatgaatgaatgaccactCAGCCATGTGAGATTGATAAATGATCCATTCTCTCTAAATTCCTCCTGGTTgccaatgaaaaacaaaacctgccaaaatattaacattttattacaaaGTAGTACATCCTATAAAGctgtatatatagaaaaactgaatttctataaacataaggggatatttagaagttttataatcCAATAGCATTTTTACAAAGTGCTAATAGTCTAATTAACCGCTCACAaattcatcaccatcatctttgTGCAACATTTGTAGGTATACATTCATACTGGTGTTCCTAACGTCCAATAATCTGCTGGTATGAAGCAACTGGTTGCTTTAACTGATAGTTCAATTCTGACACCTTGTGGTGGCTGCTCCACAGGGAGATAACACATCCTGACTATAtttaaataaagtgtttttctcTTCAAGAAAACAAGGATTCTCACACCTTCCCATGTTGAGTGGATGGCATAagtgatataatttattttagaaatcctGTGGTGCATGTAAAAGAATTAGCAACaatttaattagattttaaattacattttaggtTCCATTTAAAGAGATTCTTTCTCAAGGGAGTGCCTGGACTGACCCTGTATCCGTGGACATGTGCTACCTGATTGTTTTCACAGCCTCCTCATCTCTTTCCACATCAAGATCGGATGGATCCAAGAAGAACATTTTATCTTCTGGAGGAGATGGTTCTTCTATGTCATCCAAGCCCCGGCTACCATCACTGTTCATGTCACTGCTATCAATATCCATTGGTATATCTGTATCCGCTCCCAGACTGGAAGGTTCTGGCAAAGTTTAAAATGAATTCAGAGTTTTATATTAATGGGAGATCAATCCATCTAAATAGAAAGAGTATAtgaaatgtggggaaaaaagctTTAAAACTCTAAATGAAAATCTAGAAAGTATCTTTATGATTCAAGATAAAGTAGTATTTGAGGAAGATATAAAATTCCCACACACCACAAGGCagaaaattaatttgattaattagaatttaaatctcTATATGACAGAAGatattaaaacaaagtaaaagattAGCCACCACTATTGTTTGTTGAGTTAAGTGGTTTTCCACAAGGGTCCAAGGCAATTTGTTGGGGAAAGAATAAATAGTCTGTTCAAAAACTGGTGCTAGtacaactggatatctacatgcacaaagatgaaactggacctcttttttaaaccaaatagAAAGCTTAAAGTGGATCACAGgtctaaatgtaagagttaactctataaaattcttaaaagaaaacatagtagtGAATCTTTGTGACTGTGGGTTATGCAAAGCCTTCTAGATAGAACACCAAAAACctaagtgacaaaagaaaaaattggacTTGATTTTGTGCTGCAAATGATAactcaagaaagtaaaaagacagcccaaagaaggggaaaaatatttacatatatcaaaTAAGAGACCTGTatcccaaatatttaaagaactcttacaactcaataataaataaataaccagttAAATAGGGAAAGGACAGGAATAATAGATATTCCCCAAAGCAGAtgtaaaaatggccaacagatatgtGAAAAGATGTGCGTATCAATTAGccatcagcaaaatgcaaatcaaaaccacaatgagcagGGTTTGAAACATGGCGGACGAAGTGGATCAGCAACAAACTACCAACACTGTAGAAGAGCCCCTGGATCTCATCAGGCTCAGCCTGGATGAGCgaatttatgtgaaaatgagaaatgacagaGAGCTTCGAGGCAGATTACATGCTTACGATCAGCATTTAAATATGATATTGGGAGATGTGGAAGAAACTGTGACTACTATAGAAATTGATGAGGAAAAATACGAAGAGATATataaatcaacaaaacagaatattCCAATGCTTTTTGTCTGGGGAGATGGTGTTGTACTAGTTGCCCCTCCATTAAGAGTCGGCTGAAACAAAGAATTTATCATGTATGGAATACAGGAGCTTTCGTATGATTGCCTCTTTAAATGTAGAAGACATTCAAGA is part of the Neomonachus schauinslandi chromosome 10, ASM220157v2, whole genome shotgun sequence genome and harbors:
- the LOC110587223 gene encoding U6 snRNA-associated Sm-like protein LSm3 produces the protein MADEVDQQQTTNTVEEPLDLIRLSLDERIYVKMRNDRELRGRLHAYDQHLNMILGDVEETVTTIEIDEEKYEEIYKSTKQNIPMLFVWGDGVVLVAPPLRVG